GAATGAGATTCAAGCTCATCACCCTGTTAGAATTGCGGGGAAAAACAGGTATGATACTTCTGCTCAAATTGTGGAGCAGTTAGGCATGGATGCCTACTTTATGACGGTTGCTACAGGGGAAAGCTATGCTGACGCTTTAACAGGATCTGTCCTGGCAGCCAAATGGCAGGAGCCGCTCGTTCTTGTAAAAAAAGATGAAATACCAAAAGAAGTGAAGAATTTAATGGAAGAAAATAACTCCTCCTATTTCACCATTCTTGGGGAAGAGGAGCCGTATCGACTTCTGTGGAAAAACAGCTGGTTCAATAACTGGTGCGCGCCATTGTGGCCGCACCTTTTTTATTGATAAAATTCTGAACGCAAGACTCCCATTTTGACCGCATCATAATATTTTCCTTCTACTTGGCGGGCTTGACGAATACGCGCCTCCTCTATCATCCCTGTTTTTTCTGCGACACGCATCATCCGGTGATTGCCCGACCAGGTGGACATCCCCAGTCGGTGGAGACCTGTCGTCTGAAATAAGTAGTCCAGCCATAGATAATAAGCTTCATATCCGTATCCGCCGTTCCAATACTGCGGATCGTAAATAACAATTCCTGTCTCGAGCCAGTCGGTATTTTTGTCGATCCAATAGGCCATCACTGCCCCAATAAAATGGCTGTTTACTTCTATAATCAGCATGTCCAGCGTTCCTGGCATAATTTCTTCATCAGGATCCCATGCTTTAAGGAATTCCTCTTTTTCATGAAAGGTTTCTGGTATGTATGGACCATTCCATTCCTTTGCTTCTTTTACCGGGTCTTCAAACTTCCAATAATACATATCATATGCGTCCTGCTGAGTGGCTTTTCTTAACGTTAATTTACTGCCTTTTATTCTTGTCATTTGATCGCTCCTAAAAAGTGAGTGCGTTCCTTTCTCTTTTATCGCTGAAATTCCTCGAAATTTCAACCATGAATTTTGAAAAAACTTACTTTTCCGTCTTGATCCCATTACCAATATCGTTGAAAAGGGTGTGGTTTATATTTTATTTGAGAAATTTTTCGAAACGGTGTTGACATCTATTCAATAAAGGTTAATAATAGCATAAATATACGGTAATTATTATATTTATACATAAGGTTTGGAAAGGGGAATTGATGTTGAAAGCAGGAATAGTCGGAGCCACTGGATACGGTGGTTTAGAGCTGATCAGGCTGTTATCTGACCACCCAGAAGTGGAAAGCCTCACGTTATACTCCACTTCGGATGCTGGGAAGTCATTTGAAAATTTATACAGTCACATGAATACAGTAATCACTCAAAAACTTGAAGAAATTAATCCTGAATCCATGCAGGAGAGGTTGGATATTGTTTTTTTGGCTACACCTCCGGGAGTATCACGCGAACTTACTCCGAAATTAGCTGGTCGAGGACTTAAGGTCATTGATCTATCAGGAGATCTTCGCTTAACCGATCCGCAACAGTACACCGAATGGTACAAACAAGAGGCAGCATCGGAGGAAGTCCTTGAGCGCGCTGTGTATGGACTCAGTGAATGGAATCAAAAGAAAATCAAAGAAGCGGATATTATTGCCAATCCCGGCTGTTATCCTACAGCATCCCTGCTGGGACTAGGCCCGATTATTCAAGAGCGGCTCGCTATTCCTGAAACGGTGGTCATTGATGCGAAATCAGGGGTTTCAGGAGCGGGAAAAAACCCTAATCCTCTTACGCACTTTGGTCATGCACAGGAAAATTTTCAAATTTATAAAGTCAATCAGCACAAACACATTCCAGAAATTGAACAGCAGCTGAAGACATGGAATGACGAAATGTCAACAGTAACGTTCTCTACCCATCTCGTTCCGATGACGCGGGGAATCATGGCAACCATTTATCTTAAGCTAAGCGAACCACAAACTACAGAACAATTGCTTCAGCTGTATGAAAACTACTATTCTATGCATCCGTTTGTAAGAGTAAGGCAGGAAGGTCAATTTCCCTGTACCAAACATGTCTATGCATCGAATTATTGCGATATCGGCTTAACGATAGATTCAAGGACAAATCGGGTAACCATTGTCTCGGTGATTGATAATTTAATGAAAGGCGCAGCGAGTCAGGCTGTGCAAAATATGAATCTTCAATTTGGGATCGAAGAAACGGCAGGCTTACAAGGACTGCCTCTTTATCCATAAAGTAAGAAAGGATGAGTATGAGTGCTGCAAACCACGGATAAGCACAAGATCAGCAAGCTGGACGGTGGGACAGTATTATCTCCATTGGGCTATAAATCAGGAGGGCTCCATAGTGGCCTTCGACGGGAAAAGAAAGATTTCGGCTTATTATTAAGTGACCATCCTGCTTCTTGTGCGGCCGTGTACACACAGAGTCATTTCCAGGCTGCCCCGTTAAAAGTAACGCAGGAAAGCATTGCGGCATCACAGAAACTTCAGGCAGTAGTGATTAACAGTGCAGTGGCCAATGCTTGTACAGGAAAAGAAGGCTTATCGAATGCTTATACAATGCGTCAATGGATCGCAGAAAGGTTCCAATTACCCCCGGAATATGTCGCGGTAGCCTCTACAGGAGTTATTGGAGAACAGCTGCCTATGGACAAAATCAAGACAGGATGTGATCAAGTCGTACCAACGAGAACAGGCGCAGAAGATTTTCAAAAGTCAATTTTAACAACCGACACGTGCCAGAAAGCAGCCTGTTATCAATTAGCGGTCGACGGCCATACCGTTACGATAGGTGGGGCGGCGAAAGGATCCGGCATGATTCACCCTAATATGGCAACGATGCTCGGATTTGTTACGACCGATGCAAACATTGAATCCTGTCATTTACAAAACGCCTTAAAAAGCTGCATTGATAAGTCTTTTAACCAAATTACGGTCGATGGGGAAACGTCGACAAATGACATGGTACTGACGCTCGCGAATGGTGAAGTTAATCACCAGCCATTAAGTCCAGCTCATAAAGACTGGTCAACCTTTGTGCAGACGATGCAGCTCGTGTGTGAAGATCTGGCTAAACAAATTGCCAGAGACGGAGAAGGAGCTACGAAGCTGGTCGAAGTGAACGTACAAGGGGCTTATTCTCATGAAGAAGCAAGAATTATAGCGAAGAAAGTCGTAGGCTCGAATTTAGTCAAAACGGCCGTCTACGGACAGGATGCCAATTGGGGTCGAATTATTGGTGCGGTCGGGCATAGTGAAGCAAAAGTCAACCCTGAAGCCTGCGAGGTGTACATCGAAGACCAGCTTGTATTTAGTCAAGGGACACCTTGTCTATTTTCTGAAGAAGAAGCAACAAAGGCACTAAGGAAGGACAAAGTGAAAATAGAAATATTATTATCTGAAGGCGGCGGCTTCGGAACGGCTTGGGGGTGTGATCTAACCTATGACTATGTCAAAATCAACGCTAGCTATCGCTCATAATTATAAACCGGTGATCGTTGTCAAACTAGGCGGTAGTATGATCAGTCAATTAACGGAGCAGTTTTATGCAAGTTTGAAAAAGCTTACCGATGTTTACGAATGTATTATTGTACATGGTGGAGGCCCCGCCATTACTTCCATGCTGGAGCGGCTGAATATTCAAGGCGAATTCCACGAAGGGTTAAGGAAAACGACCCCGGAGACCCTTGAGGTTGTAGAAATGACCATGGGTGGAAAGGTAAATGCCCACGTAACATCCAAACTGGCAGAGCAAGGGGTCCGCGCTGTCGGTTTGAAGGGATCGGATGCAAATTTAATAACGGCTAGCCTGATAGATTCAGAAACACTAGGATTAGTTGGAAAAGTAGATGAAGTAGAAACCACCTTCTTAACCAATTGTCTGCGAGGAGGTTATATGCCAGTCATCGCTCCGTTAGGAAAAATGCTGGATGGCCGGACCGTAAACATCAATGCGGACATCGCTGCATCTGCTATTGCAAAAGCGATGAATGCAGAAAAACTGCTGATTGTGACAGATGTACCTGGAATTATGCATAACGGTGAGGTGATTGAAGAAACCACGCCGGATGAAATTTCTGCGCTTATCTCAACTGGGGGGATATACGGGGGAATGATTCCAAAGGTTCAATCGGCTGTCGAAGCTCTTTCCGAGCGGCTGGCAGAAGTGATGATTGTGAGCGGCAAGCAGGCAGTGATCGAAAACGGAGTAATGACAGGGACTAAAATTTGTGCGAAAAGAAAGGAAGGAGTCGAGTGAATTTATTTCCGACCTATAAAAGGTTTCCAATAAATATTGTATCCGGCAAAGGAACTGTAGTCACGGATGAAAATGGAAAAGACTATTTAGACTTTGTTTCCGGTATTGCCGTCTGTAACTTAGGGCATTGCCCGGAAAATGTCAAACAAGCAGTTGAAGACCAGATGGAGAAAATCTGGCATGTTTCAAATTTGTATCAGCTGCCGGAGCAGGAGGAAGCAGCTTCCTGGCTGACGAGGTTTACAGAGCTTGATCATGTATTTTTCTGCAACAGTGGAGCCGAAGCAAATGAAGCAGCAATCAAGCTGGCTAGAAAGTATACAGGAAAAGAGAAAATATACAGTTTCAAACAGTCGTTTCACGGCCGCACATTTGCGACAATGAGTGCAACCGGGCAGGAAAAGATCCAGCAGGGATATGGTACTTTACTTCCTACATTTGAATACCTTCCGTACAACGATCCGGAGGCTGTCAATAACCTTACAGATGAAAATACAGCAGCCATTATGGTGGAAGTGATTCAAGGTGAGGGAGGAGTGATTCCAGGGTCGAGCGAATTTTTACAAGCGGTGCAGAAGAAATGTGAACAGCTGAACTGCTTATTGATCATTGATGAAGTCCAGACGGGAATCGGGCGGACCGGTTATCCATTTGCCTACCAGCATCACCACCTGGATCCGGATATTGTAACTTCAGCCAAAGGATTAGGGAGCGGATTCCCTGTAGGTGCGATGCTCGGTAAATCGAAGCTCAAAGCCTCTTTCTCAGCTGGGGCTCACGGAACAACTTTTGGCGGCAACCCGCTTGCTACAGCAGCAGTTACAGCTACATTGAACACGATATTCAATGACAGCTTTCTCAAAGGAGTAAGAGATAAAGGAGCAGCGTTTAAGCAGACACTTGAAACTAAACTGGCACCGTTCGATTTAGTGGAGACCATTCGTGGTCAAGGCTTAATGATTGGGATTGTGCTTAAAGAAGCAGCCATGCCGCTCCTGCAAAAACTGCAGGAATTAGGGCTGATGACAGTCTTGGCGGGGCCGAATGTAATCCGTCTGCTGCCCCCGTTAACGGTAACAGAAAGCGAATTAAATCAAGCTTCCGAGCTTTTGGAAACAGCAATTAAGCAGTATCAAGATTCGCTTTATTCACAAACAACAGGATCTAAAAAGTAAACCACAGGTACACAACCTTATCGTGTTCCTTTTTTCTAGCAAATTTTTGTATAAAAATACTTTAAATATAATAATTATTCATACAGCGAGGTGTCATCATGCAAGGTTATGTAAGCTTACAGGACGGTCAGCAATTTGCCGGTGAGGCATCAAAAGAATGGGAACACCCCATAGAAGGAGAAATCGTGTTCTTCACAGGAATGACAGGATACCAGGAGGTTATTACTGATCCTTCCTATAGAGGACAGATTGTTGTATTTACCTATCCGTTAATTGGGAACTACGGCGTGAATGAAGATGATTCAGAAAGCGTCAAGCCTCAGGTGAGCGGGGTGATCATGCTTCATTGTGCGGAGTTTCCATCTCATTATAAATCAACATTGTCCTTGAAAGAGTATTTAAATAAATATAACGTACCTTATTTAACCGGTGTGGATACTCGAGAAGTGACAAAAGCCATCAGACAAAATGGAACGAGTCAGGCAGTCATTGCCAACCAGCCGGTTGATTGTTCGGATACTGAGATGGTTGGGCAGATGTTTCAGGCCTCCGGCGATGAAGTAGAAACGCATGGTTCAGGCAGTCCTCACATTGCATTAATCGACTTTGGTCTTAAACAATCGATTTTATCTGTACTGCTTAAAAAAGGAGCGCGTGTCACTGTCGTTCCTTTTACAAAACTTAAAGCTATGAAAGATATTCACCCTGACGGCATCGTTCTATCTAACGGCCCGGGTAATCCTAAAGACGCTGAGCATTTCCTGAAGGAGATCAAGCATCTGATTGACAGCAGCCCTACGTTAGGCATTTGCCTCGGCCACCAGATCATTGCACTTGCTTACGGCGGCAACACCTTAAAGCTTTCTTTCGGACATCGCGGGGCTAATCACCCAGTCAAAGACGTGGATACGGGACGTGTGTTTTTAACATCGCAAAATCATAACTACGTAGTCGATGAAGGAAGTCTTGTTCTTACAGACTTGCAAAAGCGGTTTTATAATGTAAACGATCAATCGGTTGAAGGGCTCGCTCATAAGGATAAACCTATCCTTTCAGCACAATTTCATCCGGAAGCAAATCCAGGACCTGAAGATGCCGAATGGCTCTTTGACGATTTCTTTTCCCTGATTTCCGTGAAGAAAGGAGTGAAGGCTTATGCCTGAGAAGGTGCTTGTTATTGGATCCGGCCCCATTCTTATAGGGCAGGCAGCAGAATTTGATTATTCCGGAACCCAGGGCTGCCTGGCATTAAAGGAAGAAGGGTGCCATGTTGTACTCGTAAATAACAATCCGGCAACCATTATGACCGATACGGAGATTGCAGATACAGTTTATTGCGAACCGCTTACGGCTGAAAGCATTCAAGCGATTATTAAAAAAGAAAATCCTGATGCTCTATTGGCGGGATTAGGCGGTCAAACAGCCTTAAATCTGGCCGTAGAGCTGGAAAGAAAAGGAGTACTTCAAGAGGAAAACGTGAAGCTTCTAGGGAGCAGCGTGGACTCCATCCAAAAAGGAGAAGACCGCGAGCTGTTCCGGGAATTAATGAATGAGCTTGGCCAGCCTGTGCCGGAGAGCGAAGCGATTACAAATGTTGAAGAAGCCCGGGTGTTCGCTGATAAAGTGGGTTACCCTGTCATCAGCCGTCCGGCTTATACACTCGGCGGTCGAGGTGGGGGGATTGCCCAAACAAAGCATGAATTAGATGAACTCATTCAAAATGGTCTAAAAGCAAGTCCGATATCTCAAGTGATCATTGAAAAAAGTATTGCCGGTTACAAAGAAATCGAATATGAAGTCATGAGGGATCACAAAGGAACGTGTATTACGGTTTGCAACATGGAGAACTTTGACCCTGTCGGGGTTCATACCGGAGATTCCATTGTTGTAGCACCATCACAGACGTTAACCGATGAGGAATACCAAATGCTTCGTACTGCTTCTTTAGACATCGTATCTGCCCTTGGAGTAGTCGGCGGCTGTAACGTACAGCTTGCGCTCGATCCATACAGCCACAATTATTATGTGATCGAAGTAAACCCCGGGTAAGCCGTTCTTCTGCTTTAGCCTCCAAGGCTACCGGTTATCCGATTGCCAAAATGGCTACAAAGATTGCCCTTGGATATCCGCTCGATGAATTGCAGAATCCTTTGACGGGTAATACTTATGCCAGTTTCGAACCCGCTTTGGATTACGTCGTAGTTAAATTCCCTCGCTGGCCGTTTGATAAATTCCCAGATGCCGAACGGAAGCTGGGAACGAAGATGAAGGCAACCGGGGAAGTTATGGCGATTGATCGTTCTCTGGAAGGAGCTTTCCAGAAGGCGGTTGCTTCACTGGACCAAACCATTCCTAAGCTTAAGGCTGATGAATTGATGGGCCACCTGCAGCAGCCGACAGATTTAAGATATTTTGCGCTTCTAGAACTCTTAAGAATGGGAGAAACGGTTGAGAATCTTCAAACCGCTACTGGAATCGATTTATTTTATCTGCACACGCTGAAGAATCTCACAGATATGGAGCAGCAAATCCAATCGTATTCTATCGATCAACTGCCGCAATCGCTTCTTAAGCAAGCCAAGTTATTTAGTTTTACAGATGCAGCTATTGCTCAGCTGATGAATGTCAGCGAGGAGGAAATCACTCAGCTTCGTAAAGAGTATAAGATTACTCCAAGCTATAAAATGGTAGATACTTGTGCAGCGGAATTCGAAGCAGCAACTAATTATGTATACGCCACTTATGCCGGAGTAAATGAAATCACACCTCTTCCTCAAGGGAAAAAGGCGTTGATCGTCGGATCCGGTCCCATTCGAATAGGGCAGGGGGTAGAATTTGATTACAGTGCAGTCAAAGCCATTGAAAGTTTGAAAAAGCTTGGCTGGACAACGGTCATGATCAACAATAACCCTGAAACTGTAAGTACGGATTATGAAACAGCCGACCGTTTGTATTTTGAACCTGTTACAGCTGAAGTGATTGCCTCTATAGTTGAACACGAACAAATAGATCTTGTGTTTACCCAGTATGGCGGCCAGACAGCCATCAATATCGCCGAAGAACTGGAGAAGCTTGACCTGCCGCTTGCCGGAGTCAAAGTAGATGTTCTTGAAGCGCTTGAAGATCGCGAACGTTTCTATGCAGCGCTTAAAGAATTAGATATTCCTCATATCCCCGGGTCAGTCTGTCACACTTTTGACGAGGCTGTATCTGCAGCCAGTCAATACACTTATCCATTATTGTGCCGTCCTTCCTATGTCATCGGCGGCCAGGGTATGATGACTGTAAATAAGGAACAAGAATTAAAACAAGCTCTTATTCAAACGGACGAACGCCACTATCCCATCGTCCTTGACCAATTTATGACTGGAAAAGAAGTGGAAGTCGATCTGGCTGCCGACGGAAAACAAGTGTTTATTCCTGAAATCATTGAACATATTGAACCCGCTGGCGTTCATTCCGGTGACAGCATGGCGGTCTTTCCATCACAGCTTCCGGATAAAGTAAAAGAAAAAATCTATTCTTTTGCTGAAAAGATCGTAAATTATTTCAACTATAAAGGGATTATGAATATTCAATTCCTCTTAACCGACGATGCCGTCTATGTGCTGGAGGTGAATCCAAGAGCCAGCCGGACCGTCCCGATTGTCAGTAAGGTGTCGGGTACTTCATTAATCGATTTAGCGACTAAGATTCTCGTAAATGAATTACCTTCACCACTTGGTGACCTGCCAGAGCCTGTTTTTGAGCATATCGCTGTGAAGTATCCTTTATTTTCATTTCATGCGATGCCTGAACTAGACCATAAACTAGGGCCGAACATGAAGTCTACCGGAGAGGGTATGTGTATTGGCAGCTCTGTAGAAGAAGCTATGTCCAAGGTTTTTGCAGCACTTCCTAATGTTTATCTAGATAAGGACGTCTGTTTTATAGAGGATTATGAGCTCGACGTTCCAATGACGACACTTGGTTTTAAAGATTGGCTGGAAACAAAAGAAGCCAGTATATATGTAAACACAGCTCATACGGAAGAAGCGAAGCAAAAAAGAGTGCAGGCTCTGAAATATGGAATCGAAGTATTCAGCGAAAAAGATACGTTTAAGGCCTATTTAGATGGGTTGAATGCAAAAGGCACGATGCCTGTCTCATTGCCGGGAAGCCAAAAAGAAGGAGTGCATGCAGGATGAATTTAATGGAACAAATGATGACACAGACATATTCTTTGAAGGATCGGGATGTGCTGACTTGGCTTGACTTTACCCAGTCTGACGTTTCCAAGCTGCTTGCTCTAGCTCAGGATGTAAAGGAAAATCCATACTCCAACATTCTCAGCGGCAAGACATTAGGAATGATCTTTGAAAAATCATCAACGAGAACACGTGTCTCCTTTGAAGTAGGAATGGTCCAGCTTGGCGGCCATGCGACGTATTTAAATACACGGGATATTCAAGTCGGCCGCGGGGAAACGATAGCCGATACGGCAAAAGTACTATCGGGTTATGTCGATGCGATCATGTACAGAACGTCTTCTCATGAAAAGCTCCAGGACCTTGCTGAAAATGCCTCTATCCCTGTAATCAATGGATTATGCGATAAGTATCACCCCTGCCAGGCTCTGGCTGATATCTTTACCATCCTGGAATTAAAAGGCCGTCTTTCAGGAGTGAAGGTTGTTTATATCGGGGATGGGAACAATGTTTCTCATTCACTAATGATCATCTGTGCGATGATGGGAATGGATATTACAATCGTTACCCCTGAAGGGTACGAACCCGACGAAACCATCTTTAACAAATCCCAGGCGATAGCAGCTGAGCATCAAGGTGCTGTGAAATGGAGTCATGATCCAGAGACGTCAGTAAAAGAGGCTGATGTCATCTATACAGATGTATGGGCGAGTATGGGTCAGGAAGAGGAAGCGGGAGAGCGTCTCACCGCTTTTAAAGCCTATCAGGTAAACGAAAGCCTGCTTTCGAAAGCAAAGGAGGATGTATCGTTTCTTCATTGCCTTCCAGCCCATCGGGAGGAAGAAGTTACTGCAGAGGTCATTGATGGACCTCATTCAGCGGTTTTCCAGCAAGCAGAAAACCGGCTTCACGTTCAAAAAGCCATCCTTCTATCAGTGATTCATGGGTGAAAAGGGAGTGTAGAATTCCCTAAAATAAAAGGTTAAAAAAGAGCAGCTCCTTCCAGGGGGCGCTGAAAAAATTCTTTCTAATTTAGAGCTGCTGTTTAGGTTGTCGTTGATTCTCACGAATCGTTTGTCGGTGGATGATTTCCGCGGACACGGCCCCGGATAACTTGGTCAAGAAGATTACTTGACCAAGTGGATCTTCGGCTCGCGTTGTTTCCGCAGGCGACCTCCATCGTTCATCTTTGAATGAACAGAGGTCAATCTAAAAAGAGTGATTTTCTTTGCTTAATCTAAGAAAATTACTCTTTTTTGTTACACACTGAAAGGAATATATAAAAGTGCTCGGGTCGACATGTCTCATCGATAGTAGAAAAAAGAGTTGGACTATGATTATCGTTCAGTTTTTTCGTTGCATAACTCAATAAGTTAGCAGTTCTTCAGGGGCTCCTTCAAGGCTGTTATTTTTTCGTTTTTTCGAAAAGTCCCTGCTTTCCCAGATTATCTCTATAAAGAATTCTGAGCACTTTTTAAATAAGACATTGAAAAATGATAAAAATGATCTACTTTCCTAAAAAAGGAAAGTAAGCGGTTTCTGTTGAAAGGGTAAAAGAGTAATACTTTAAGAATGGGAGGTATTCTGTGGAAAATTACATGCAGGTAGAGTTAAGACCTAAAATCGTCAAAAAGGATGCTTTTCAAATTGCGGGCATTTCCTGCGAGACGATGATGGAGGAAAGAAAAATTAAAATTCCAAAATTAATGGAGCAATTTCACGCTTTATATTTACATCAGTTAAAGAAGCGTATTGATGCTCCCGTTTCCTTCGGTTTGTTTGTAGATCCGCCTAATTGGAATGAGGAAATTGACCCTTTTACATGGATAGCTGCAGTGAAGGTGGAAGGGGCTGAGGAGCTTCCTTCAGGCTTTCTCACAAAGAACATTCCTGCTTATACCTACGCCGTTTTGGATTATGATCCGGAAATCCATGCTGAAAATCCCTATCCATTTCTTCATCGGTGGGCTGAAGAGCATGAGTACCAGCTTATTGAAGGTTTTGGATTTGAGAGCTACCATCCCTTCACGGGAGCAGATACTAAATTTACCTTGCACCTTCCTGTTAAAAGAAAATAATAGCTTCTTCGCCAAAAAAACCTCCCTCGTTTTATGAACAACAAGGGAGGGAGGAGCTTTATGAAGCTGAGTGGCCTCGTAAATCGTTTTCAATTTCTTCAAGACTCCGTCCTTTTGTTTCCGGTACAAACTTAAGAACAAATAGAAATGCACATACGCCAAGAATTGCAAAAACCACAAAAACTCCTGCAGTTCCCATGACTCCAAGGAGGACTGGGAAAAACAGGGAAACGACAAGGTTACCTGCTGAAAGAACCAACGTCGTAATTCCTGTTGCTGCTCCTCTAGCTTTTAAAGGGAATAGTTCAGGCAGCATTACCCAGACTACTGGCCCCCACGTTGCTGAGAAGAAGACAATAAACAACCCTAGGAATATTACTGTCAGCCATGCTATGGCGTTGGTAAGCTCGGCAGTAAAAAGGATCGTCGCCAAGACGGCTAAACTGATCACCATCCCTACATTTCCTATTAACAGCAATTTCTTTCTGCCCAGCTTATCGATCGTAGCGATCGCTACCAGTGTTAAGAGAACGTTTACAGCACCAATTCCGACCGTCCCTAAAATAGAGGCTGAATCTCCAAGCCCCGCTTTTGTAAAAATCGTAGGAGCATAGTAGATGACAGCATTAATTCCAATAAGCTGCTGGAATAGTGCCAGGACAGAACCTATGACCAGCATCGGACGCACCCATTCAGCCTTCAGGATGTCCATCGTTCCTTCCTCAATTTGCTCGATCTTTTTCATTTCATCTATTTCTTCATCAATCTCACTTTGCTGTCTTGTCAGCGCCATAATCTCGCGTGCATCTTGCTCTCTGTTCCTTTTAATCAGCCAGCGTGGGCTTTCGGGCATAAACAAGACGCCGATCATGAGCAGAATCGCCGGTACGGAAGCAAGTCCGAGCATCCATCTCCAGCCGTCGATAGGTGCAAAAGCGTAATTGACAAGATAAGCGATCAGAATTCCAATCGTGATCATCAGCTGGTTTAAGGAGGATAAGGCGCCGCGAGAGCGGGTTGGGGCCATTTCAGATAAATATACGGGAACTATCGCTGTTGAACCACCAACCGCGAGCCCGAGGATCACACGTCCTATCACCAGTACAACTGCATTAGAAGCGAAGGCCAATGTAATTGCTCCGGCTAAGTATATAAGGGCGATTGAAAAAACAACTCTTCGTCTTCCGAACCTATCAGATACGTAACCGCTCATCCCAGCCCCAACAATGGCGCCGACGAGCAGGGAGCTCACGACTAACCCTTGGAGGAAGTTCGTAAGGGGGATGTCGTCGGTAATGTATAATAAGGCGCCGGAAATAACACCGGTATCATACCCGTACAACAGTCCTCCCAAGGCTCCAAAGAAGAATATCCAACCTTTGCTTAGATTTTTATACATATAATAACCTCCATAGCTTTTTAGCCTCTGCACCCCATTATTTTCCACGGAGCTTGTGAGTCCAAACATTACGTAGGATGAAACAGGAAGATTTCCATGAAAAAAGTACTTGGTCAATAAGGGAGCTCCTCTAAAAGTAGAAATTAACATGAAATAGATAAAAAAATGATGCCAGTTTAAAGAGAACATGTTATATAAAAAATAGTAGTAACAAAAGGGGAGGATTTTGATGAATAAGGGAAAGATAGATTCGTTTACTTTGAGAGGTGAAAATCAACTGAATGAAGACGCTCTTGTTTTAAATAAGTCCCTTGGTATTTACGGGGTGGCCGATGGAGTAACTTCCTTAGGGGACTTTAAAAACGAGGATGGTTTGACTGGGGGCTATTTAGCTGCTCAGACTGTGAAATCAACCTTTGAACAGATGGAAAGTAAGACTTCTCTGTTTTCTGCTGTTCAACAAATCAATGAACGAATAAGAGAAGAAATGATGGGCTATTCCATTGATCTGGCTGATAAGGATCAATTGTGGGGAACGGCATTGTTTATTTTCCAGCTGACTGACCACGGTTTGGAGTACATACAAACCGGAGATTGCATGGGGCTCGCAATCTATGAACATGAAGAAGTACGTCTGCTTTCCAGAA
This Halobacillus salinarum DNA region includes the following protein-coding sequences:
- the argF gene encoding ornithine carbamoyltransferase, encoding MNLMEQMMTQTYSLKDRDVLTWLDFTQSDVSKLLALAQDVKENPYSNILSGKTLGMIFEKSSTRTRVSFEVGMVQLGGHATYLNTRDIQVGRGETIADTAKVLSGYVDAIMYRTSSHEKLQDLAENASIPVINGLCDKYHPCQALADIFTILELKGRLSGVKVVYIGDGNNVSHSLMIICAMMGMDITIVTPEGYEPDETIFNKSQAIAAEHQGAVKWSHDPETSVKEADVIYTDVWASMGQEEEAGERLTAFKAYQVNESLLSKAKEDVSFLHCLPAHREEEVTAEVIDGPHSAVFQQAENRLHVQKAILLSVIHG
- a CDS encoding GyrI-like domain-containing protein, with amino-acid sequence MENYMQVELRPKIVKKDAFQIAGISCETMMEERKIKIPKLMEQFHALYLHQLKKRIDAPVSFGLFVDPPNWNEEIDPFTWIAAVKVEGAEELPSGFLTKNIPAYTYAVLDYDPEIHAENPYPFLHRWAEEHEYQLIEGFGFESYHPFTGADTKFTLHLPVKRK
- a CDS encoding sugar porter family MFS transporter encodes the protein MYKNLSKGWIFFFGALGGLLYGYDTGVISGALLYITDDIPLTNFLQGLVVSSLLVGAIVGAGMSGYVSDRFGRRRVVFSIALIYLAGAITLAFASNAVVLVIGRVILGLAVGGSTAIVPVYLSEMAPTRSRGALSSLNQLMITIGILIAYLVNYAFAPIDGWRWMLGLASVPAILLMIGVLFMPESPRWLIKRNREQDAREIMALTRQQSEIDEEIDEMKKIEQIEEGTMDILKAEWVRPMLVIGSVLALFQQLIGINAVIYYAPTIFTKAGLGDSASILGTVGIGAVNVLLTLVAIATIDKLGRKKLLLIGNVGMVISLAVLATILFTAELTNAIAWLTVIFLGLFIVFFSATWGPVVWVMLPELFPLKARGAATGITTLVLSAGNLVVSLFFPVLLGVMGTAGVFVVFAILGVCAFLFVLKFVPETKGRSLEEIENDLRGHSAS